AGAGATAAAAAACATACGGGAAAGAAGTGAAGATAATGCCTATCGTCAAATCATATTTTTTGTTCATGTAGAAGCCGGGCTTAGATCGTCCGAAGCCGTCAAAACAGTTGATTTCATAAATCACAAATTTCGCCGCCGGCAGTACATACGGGAAATAAGAGTCTAATCAAGAAAGGATATAATACAAATGAAAATGATAAAGTTTTGCAGGCAATGCTTGCTTATCTGCGCGGCCGTCCTCGGGATAATGGGATGCGGGACGGCCTTTGCCTCCAGCCGTATCCTGGTCGTTTCGGGAAGCCCGGATATCCAGAAATCGATCGCCAACCGCACGATCCTCGAAGAAGTACACAAAGCGATTCCGGATGCCGGCATTCTGTACCTCGACCAAACCAAAGTAGAATCTCAGGACGACATAAAACGCGAACGCGAGCGCGTCCTCGACGCGGATATTATAGTGTTTCAGTATCCTATCTATTGGTATCAGCCGCCGTCCATATTCAAAAACTATTTGGACAGCGTCTACACGTTTGGATTCGCCCATGACGCGGAGGGCGGACTGCTGAACGGGAAGACGCTTATTCTGTCGTGCACTTCCGGAGCGCCGGAGAGCGACTACGCCCCCGGAAAGCGCATGAATCACGCCATGATCGATTTCCAGCTTCCGCTGATACAGTTTGCGAATCTTTGCGGACTGGATTTCGGCGGCCTTGTCTACAGCGGGGGTTACAACCTCGGACGCCGCGACCAGGAACACGACAAGCAGGTGGAGCAGGCCCGTCTGCACGCGAAACGTCTGATTGATAAAATCAGAGAGGTTTCGAAATAAACTAAAGCGGGAGGGCAGGCGGGCCGTTTTATGGCGGCGTTTCCGGAATTATTTTCTGGATATACCGGCGATGACAAGCGCTATAAATAGCGTGCCGTTAGGTGGCACGCTATTGTATTAGCTGTACCGGCGCAGCGAATATTTTGTCATGCAGCGCTTGACGCGGCGTCCGGCGGCTTGAACGGCGCGCGCCCGGCGTGAGCTTGAGACTTCGGACTCCCGCGTCGTCGGGAAACGTGCGCGGCGTCAGACGCGGAGCTGCTAAGCTGGGGACGACGTCGTTTTATCCTCCGTCCGCGTGCGGTACCGGGCTTCGGCGTTCAGCGCGCGGCGCGCGGCAAAGCGCCTTTTAACGCCGCGCCGCGTATCATCAGGCCGCCGCGCCGAATGACTGGAATCAAGCCGGACGTGTAAAACGACAATGCGGCCCGTCCTCCTACATCGCAGCCCTGTATATCTTCTCCATGTCCGGTGCGAAGAGCTTTTTCATCGTGCCTACGCCGCCCTCGAATTTCGATTCGCATTTCTCGGCCATTTCCTTCAGCTGCGCTTCGGTCGGCTCTATGCCGAGGCCGCGTATCGTCGTGGGCATTTTTATCTCGCGGTAGAAGTCTTCCATAGCGGCTATACCGGCGAGCGCCGTCTCTTCGTCCGTCGCTCGGCGCGCTACGCACATGACCTCTTCGGCGAATTTCGCGAAGCGCGCGGGGTTTTCCTTGTAGACGTATCTCGCCCAGCTTCCCCATACGGCGGCGAGGCCCGCGCCGTGCGCCACGTCGAAGATAGCGCCTATCTCGTGTTCGAGCTGGTGCGTCGCCCAGTCGCCTCCGTCCGTGCCGCAGCCGGTGAGGCCGTTGTGCGATAGACTGCCGGCCCACATGACTTCGGCGCGCGCGTCGTAGTCGCCGGGCTTTTCCATGAGTATGCGCGCGTTCCTCATCACCGTGCGCATGAGCGCCGCCGCCATGCCGTCGGTCAGCTCCATGTTCCCGCCGCCGCCGAACCAGCGTTCCATCGTGTGCATGAGGATGTCCGTGCAGCCGCAGGCCGTCTGGTAGGCGGGCAGGGTCATTGTCAGCTCCGGGTTCATGACTGCGAATTTCGGGCGGCTGATGTCGTTGCCGTAGCCGCGCTTCGTTTCGGTCTCTTCGTTCGTGATCACCGACGAGGCGCTCATCTCGCTGCCCGCCGCGGAGATCGTCAGCACCGCGCCGACGGGCAGACAGGCGCGCGGAACCCGCGTGCGCGCGTAGAAGTCCCAGACGTCGCCGCGCTCTTCGTCGGCGGCCCCGTAGCCTATCGCCTTCGCCGAGTCTATAACGCTTCCGCCTCCTACGGCCAGTATGAAGTCCGCTCTTTCGCGGAGGCAGAGCTCTATCCCTTCGCGCACGAGCGAGAGACGCGGATTGGGCACGACGCCGCCTAGCTCGGCGAACCCGACGCCCGCTTCGCGCAGCGACTCGCGTATCCTGCCGAGCAGCCCCGTGCGTTCGGCGCTCCCGCCGCCGTAGTGGAGCAGGACTTTTTTGCAGCCGAGCTCCGCGACGAGCGCTCCAGTCTTG
The window above is part of the Cloacibacillus sp. An23 genome. Proteins encoded here:
- a CDS encoding NAD(P)H-dependent oxidoreductase, with the protein product MLICAAVLGIMGCGTAFASSRILVVSGSPDIQKSIANRTILEEVHKAIPDAGILYLDQTKVESQDDIKRERERVLDADIIVFQYPIYWYQPPSIFKNYLDSVYTFGFAHDAEGGLLNGKTLILSCTSGAPESDYAPGKRMNHAMIDFQLPLIQFANLCGLDFGGLVYSGGYNLGRRDQEHDKQVEQARLHAKRLIDKIREVSK
- a CDS encoding iron-containing alcohol dehydrogenase, giving the protein MIEDFTYYTPTKVVFGRGAENKTGALVAELGCKKVLLHYGGGSAERTGLLGRIRESLREAGVGFAELGGVVPNPRLSLVREGIELCLRERADFILAVGGGSVIDSAKAIGYGAADEERGDVWDFYARTRVPRACLPVGAVLTISAAGSEMSASSVITNEETETKRGYGNDISRPKFAVMNPELTMTLPAYQTACGCTDILMHTMERWFGGGGNMELTDGMAAALMRTVMRNARILMEKPGDYDARAEVMWAGSLSHNGLTGCGTDGGDWATHQLEHEIGAIFDVAHGAGLAAVWGSWARYVYKENPARFAKFAEEVMCVARRATDEETALAGIAAMEDFYREIKMPTTIRGLGIEPTEAQLKEMAEKCESKFEGGVGTMKKLFAPDMEKIYRAAM